In Rhodamnia argentea isolate NSW1041297 chromosome 5, ASM2092103v1, whole genome shotgun sequence, the DNA window ATTATGTTCCAGTTAATAATGGTAAGTTCGATGGGAGGGCAAGAAAGTGCATGTTCCTAGGTCATGCATAAGGTGAGAGGGGTTATGGGTTGTGGTGCTCGAAATTAAAATTCACCTGTTAttagcaaagaagttatatttgACAAGTCTCCAGTATTGCTAGCTAAGAGTGATTATAGTAGTGTTTATATGGATCCGAATGGTGTttagcttgaggtggagtttgCCAACAGTTGCTATAATtgctgatattgacaaggtacgtATTTAGTCTCTTAATAAATATAGATGTAATGGtagttttcctttatttgtGGTTAAGGTGGTTTTGTTAGAAAGTATTTGTGGAGCAATTAAAAGTGCATGTGCAGTTGGTGATCTAATGAGGTCCACAGTTATGATGGAGTTCAAGCGCTGCATGTACTTGGATGATGTTTGTGGcagttgagcccattggggatATATGAGAGTAGTAGTGAAGTTCGGGCTCTAACTaagcgattgtgacttggctcaaacgttGAGACAATATGGacattgttaaaatatgtcttgagcttgaaccagaagtgaaaatctaaattttggaaataagtaaataaagaaGAGAATTACAAGATcagattttgaaaatcaaaatttttcttattttgattttgctttGGATATGATTTGTTTTAAATCTCATAGAAACCTATCCTTGGCGATATTGGTATGatatttcctattttgaatagGTTTCCTAATCCTAGTTGGAGAAAGAATTCTTATTTTGGTTCCAACTCTTACTTATAAATAAGAAGCAGATGTTCTTTGTGAAGAGTATCAAAGAGAAGCTTTTGCTAGTGAATTACATTCTTAATGTttgaagccaattaaatcttgtgagtaagatttgTGAATTCCTTGTTGAGACCGAGAGATTTTCCATGAGGAACTGTAGGGATAAACAATTGTGAgttattggatataattggggctGAAAACGTCGAtagtgtttgagtaactcgagtgtggtttgtaatcctCATTGGATCGCTTGTTTTAAAGTGAAATTCATTGCTACTTTCCCATCAACGTAATTCTATGACCGAACCATGTAAACCTGATATccgtttattttcttattctatctattttattatttaattgcTTGATTCCGCACAACAATAAGCATGCCAATAGATATCTTTCAAGTTATAACTAAGCATGATGAGTAGAACATGGGTGTAGGAAAGATAGTTCTTCTTGCTGGGAACAAGGTTATAGGATAGATGAATCAGGTAGTTTGTGCAAACCTCTTGAAACACACCAATGAGAACATATAATCTCATTACAGGAACCCATAAACAAAGTATAAAGCTGTTGTGAACAAACAATCGCCTGTGGTAGCAGTGTTGCACAAACAGACGTTTGGTGATATATTTAAGTCAGAAGTTCATTCAACATCTTGTCCAAGTTTTTGGAAGATGGCCCATTTGGATCTGTTGCCTCCTGTGCTAGTTTCTTCCACTCTATGATTCTTTCCTTCATTTGTTTTCCCTTGTCTCCTTCCATCAATTCCCTCACTAGCCTTTCCACTTCCTCTCTTTTGACCACACCTGATAACTTCAAACCAATCTCCCATTTACTACAGGCGTAGGTGCAATTTGTACTCTGGTCGCCAAAAGATGGCCAACAGATCATTGGGACTCCTGCCGACACACTCTCGATTATAGAGTTCCATCCGCAGTGCGTTAAGAACCCTTTGGTCGCCATGTGGTTGAGAACTGCCTCCTGTGGACACCAATCTGTAAGCATACTCCTTCCTTCTGTTTCTTCCATGAATTCCCAGGGAAGAACTGCTGAATCCCCACTGACAAGGTCTGGCCTAATTATCCACAGGAATGGATGTTTGCTGTTGGCCAGTCCCATTGCAAACTCAACAAGCTCTTCTCTTGTCAAGACGGCTATGCTGCCGAAATTAACGTATAGAACTGACTTCGGTTCCTTCGAATCCAGCCATCGAAGGCACTTCGTATCTTCTCTCCACAAATTGCAGTCAACAGATTTGAGGGGACTCTCTTCCTTCACTAGTTTGTCGACAAGTAACGGGAGTGGCCCAATTGCATAAACGCGAGGAAACATCAATGATATGGCATCAAGCAAGTCCGATTCAAGGGCGTGAAATGTATGGAAAATCATTGCTGAGGCTGTATGTGCTCTCTCAGCGGCATCCATTGCGAAATTGAACAAAATGTCATCAGGATCTGTGCTACGAAAGAAGGTTGGCAGGTCCCACAATGTAATATTCTTCATTCCTGGAATCCAGTCAATTACTGTATCCAAATAGCCGTTTGTTAAGTAGCTGGTATCTGCATCACATGTGATATTCTCAGTCTTACAACAACTTAATTGCCGAATCTACTCGCAAGGTTCTAATAAAACTATCTTCCCTGCACTTTTACCTTTTAATGGCATGAGACCCTTTTCCCTAAGCGTCCGGTATTGTTTGAATCCCATGAAGGCGCAGGCGGGGATTGTCCACAAGTGTACGATAGGGATACCGAACTCTTGAGCAGCTTCATTGGTGGCGGATGACATGAGTCCATCAGAGAAGATGCAAGTGACTGGAGGAACATCTGAGTTTGGTGCGGTGTGGTTG includes these proteins:
- the LOC125315004 gene encoding 7-deoxyloganetin glucosyltransferase-like encodes the protein MDTQSASARRSHAVCMPLPYQSHIGAMLKLAKLLYTKGFYVSFVNTEYNHRRLMKSRGPRALDGFSGFRFLTITDGLPPTDEDSSQDLAALCDSIRKNVAAPFSDLISNLNHTAPNSDVPPVTCIFSDGLMSSATNEAAQEFGIPIVHLWTIPACAFMGFKQYRTLREKGLMPLKDTSYLTNGYLDTVIDWIPGMKNITLWDLPTFFRSTDPDDILFNFAMDAAERAHTASAMIFHTFHALESDLLDAISLMFPRVYAIGPLPLLVDKLVKEESPLKSVDCNLWREDTKCLRWLDSKEPKSVLYVNFGSIAVLTREELVEFAMGLANSKHPFLWIIRPDLVSGDSAVLPWEFMEETEGRSMLTDWCPQEAVLNHMATKGFLTHCGWNSIIESVSAGVPMICWPSFGDQSTNCTYACSKWEIGLKLSGVVKREEVERLVRELMEGDKGKQMKERIIEWKKLAQEATDPNGPSSKNLDKMLNELLT